The region TTGGTACCAGGGAGACATAAACCCAGAATGGCCGGCAGCTAATTATTTTAAGGTTCGGACCATTTTAGGGAAGCTATATGTTTTGAAGCATGAGATTATCAAAGATGTTTGGCATTTAATTGTTACTGATGCGGAATTTTTTTTTGACCACCGTTTGGACCAGTAACATATAAAAGTTATTATGTTTTTTTTAATCCCGAAACCTGCATATAATCTTGATATGCAAAAA is a window of Bacteroidota bacterium DNA encoding:
- a CDS encoding cytoplasmic protein, with the translated sequence MDYIPVRVECHSVWKADEYPVCFYLGKEKFEIKEIIDRWYQGDINPEWPAANYFKVRTILGKLYVLKHEIIKDVWHLIVTDAEFFFDHRLDQ